Proteins found in one Natronococcus occultus SP4 genomic segment:
- a CDS encoding nitrous oxide reductase accessory protein NosL, translating into MTCPRRRVLVGAGTLATAATIGLSGCLGDDGTAVDESVEPITLDDGATCDACGMVIADHHGPAGQLFYASEDDGPAKFDSLRELVAVHEERRARGDELRAAFATDYSSVDYRLEEREGTRYISTHAEASAFADATELSYVVDSGVEGAMGEEFLPFSDREEASAFADEHDGEVRPWSELHVEG; encoded by the coding sequence ATGACGTGTCCGCGACGCCGCGTTCTCGTCGGCGCCGGAACGCTCGCGACGGCAGCGACGATCGGCCTGTCCGGCTGTCTCGGGGACGACGGGACGGCCGTCGACGAGTCGGTCGAGCCGATCACCCTCGACGACGGAGCGACGTGTGACGCCTGCGGGATGGTGATCGCGGACCACCACGGTCCCGCCGGACAGCTCTTCTACGCGAGCGAGGACGACGGTCCCGCAAAATTCGACAGTCTCCGCGAACTCGTCGCCGTCCACGAGGAACGCCGCGCTCGGGGTGACGAGCTCCGTGCGGCCTTCGCGACCGACTACTCGAGCGTCGACTACCGCCTCGAAGAGCGGGAGGGGACGCGATATATCTCTACCCACGCCGAGGCGTCGGCGTTTGCCGACGCGACGGAGCTGTCATACGTCGTCGACAGCGGAGTCGAGGGAGCGATGGGTGAGGAGTTCCTGCCGTTCTCGGATCGAGAGGAGGCGTCGGCGTTCGCGGACGAGCACGACGGCGAGGTGCGACCGTGGTCGGAGCTGCATGTAGAGGGGTGA
- a CDS encoding ABC transporter permease: MTDPQAARRRTEGDEDEPRPRADGGYGTIADAGLGRTSESGDWYRQLLVVAETEYRLAVRGRWAIALTVVFAAFALGLTTFSGSDASPEGFERTVASLAVLAVYLVPLVALAFGYDAVVGREESGWLRTLFALPVERAWIVVGTLLGRAVVLASATILGFGIAGSFLLLEFGLGGFDAYVQFLLAAVGLGLVFLAIAVLVSTLAREKTHALGIALLIWAWFVLVHDLLGLGIVAAFDLSGTAVSAMLLANPTGIFRALVLGTLGAAGDAGFATVLAESGLSTGVLMGALVAWIVVPTVLAALAIRRRRL, encoded by the coding sequence ATGACGGACCCACAGGCGGCCCGGCGACGGACGGAAGGCGACGAGGACGAGCCGCGACCGAGAGCCGACGGCGGCTACGGGACGATAGCCGACGCCGGGCTCGGTCGAACGAGCGAGTCGGGCGACTGGTACCGACAGCTGCTGGTCGTCGCCGAAACCGAGTATCGGCTCGCGGTCCGCGGACGGTGGGCGATCGCGCTCACCGTCGTCTTCGCCGCGTTCGCGCTCGGGCTGACGACGTTCAGCGGCTCGGACGCCAGCCCCGAGGGGTTCGAACGGACCGTCGCGAGCCTGGCCGTCCTCGCCGTCTACCTCGTCCCGCTGGTCGCGCTCGCGTTCGGCTACGACGCCGTCGTCGGCCGCGAGGAGAGCGGCTGGCTCCGGACCCTGTTCGCGCTCCCCGTCGAGCGGGCCTGGATCGTCGTCGGAACCCTGCTCGGGCGGGCGGTCGTCCTCGCGAGCGCGACGATCCTCGGGTTCGGGATCGCCGGGAGCTTTCTGCTGCTCGAGTTCGGCCTCGGCGGGTTCGACGCCTACGTCCAGTTCCTGCTGGCGGCCGTCGGGCTCGGGCTCGTCTTCCTCGCGATCGCCGTCCTCGTCTCGACGCTCGCCCGGGAGAAGACCCACGCGCTCGGGATTGCCCTGCTGATCTGGGCGTGGTTCGTCCTCGTCCACGACCTGCTCGGGCTCGGGATCGTCGCCGCCTTCGACCTCTCGGGGACCGCCGTCTCGGCGATGTTGCTCGCGAACCCGACGGGAATCTTCCGTGCGCTCGTCCTCGGGACGCTGGGCGCAGCCGGCGACGCCGGTTTCGCCACGGTGCTGGCCGAGTCCGGCCTCTCGACGGGGGTGCTCATGGGAGCGCTCGTCGCCTGGATCGTCGTTCCGACTGTCCTCGCGGCACTCGCGATACGGAGGCGACGGCTATGA
- a CDS encoding ABC transporter ATP-binding protein has protein sequence MQITITDLHKRYGDVVALDGPSFEIPSGSTFGVLGTNGAGKTTLFELLVGHDSPDAGRIEVGGIDVERAGHRVRERVAFLPEHAGFPPSMTGREVLSVHARIRGLGVRKERIDDTLEIVGLTDAADRAVEGYSNGMGRRLGLASALLAEPPVLVLDEPTAGLDPRGVATFHEIIERLDRETDATVVLSSHVLSEVERLCDAVAVLEDGELRAVGAVDELRAAGDGVTVTVRPASERDRTRVLETAGEYGEVTNSGGEIAVVCEREDALALSGALESDLIDRFEVREPGLEAAFHEALAAGEDESEGDSVTTGTNDGGAVDEPTETAEVNAR, from the coding sequence ACCTACACAAACGCTACGGCGACGTCGTCGCCCTGGACGGGCCATCCTTCGAGATCCCGTCCGGATCGACGTTCGGCGTCCTCGGGACGAACGGCGCGGGAAAGACGACCCTCTTCGAGCTGCTGGTCGGGCACGACAGCCCGGACGCCGGGCGGATCGAAGTCGGCGGGATCGACGTCGAACGGGCGGGCCACCGCGTCCGCGAGCGGGTCGCCTTTCTGCCCGAGCACGCCGGGTTCCCACCATCGATGACCGGGCGCGAGGTGCTCTCGGTCCACGCCCGCATCCGCGGGCTCGGCGTTCGCAAGGAACGTATCGACGACACTCTCGAAATCGTCGGGCTGACCGACGCGGCCGACCGGGCCGTCGAGGGCTACTCTAACGGGATGGGACGGCGCCTCGGGCTCGCGTCGGCGCTGCTCGCCGAACCGCCCGTGCTCGTCCTCGACGAGCCGACGGCGGGACTCGATCCCCGCGGCGTCGCCACCTTCCACGAGATCATCGAGCGACTCGACCGCGAGACCGACGCAACCGTCGTGCTCTCATCGCACGTCCTGAGCGAGGTCGAACGGCTCTGCGACGCGGTCGCCGTCCTCGAGGACGGCGAGCTCCGCGCTGTCGGCGCCGTCGACGAGCTGCGGGCGGCGGGCGACGGCGTCACCGTCACCGTCCGGCCCGCGAGCGAACGGGATCGGACGCGGGTCCTCGAGACCGCCGGAGAGTACGGCGAGGTGACCAACTCCGGCGGAGAGATCGCGGTCGTCTGCGAGCGCGAGGACGCCCTCGCGCTCTCGGGAGCCCTCGAGTCCGACCTGATCGATCGCTTCGAAGTCCGCGAGCCGGGACTCGAGGCGGCGTTTCACGAGGCGCTCGCGGCTGGCGAGGACGAGAGCGAGGGCGACAGTGTGACGACCGGGACGAACGACGGCGGAGCGGTCGACGAACCGACCGAGACGGCGGAGGTGAACGCGCGATGA